Part of the Quercus robur chromosome 5, dhQueRobu3.1, whole genome shotgun sequence genome, CTTGCAAACAGTagtaactagtcgctaactcaTACGATGCatgaattaattaaacaaaagttttaaattttcactTTGCTTAAAGATATGATCACTTGAAAAAATAAGTTACAATttaagagggggaaaaaaatactaataccAATAATGTTAGGCATGTCATGTCTATTATCAATGGCATCCtttctttaatgaaattaaggtgtcaatcatttttttaatataatataatcccTCTATTGCTCAATTTGTTTGCAAAATCCTGGATTTTTTCTTGCCATATAAGATGCAACCAAGATacccaaaaataagaaaataaaaactattgtagtttttacatagaaaatagttttttttttttagaatactaaataattttttaacacacacacggggagagtagagaaggtcttaaagaaaataataattaattacacTCAGGAATGACATTGACACTCAGAAAAAGAGTCATTAATCTAGAGCAATAGGTTTTTAATCTATATATGTTTACTGGTACCACTTTTTCATTGAGGAATTTTATCAGCCATGTTAtaaacaacccccccccccccctctaaaaaaattcatgaacatttctaaaatcaaattttgaaggGAAGATAAATTAAGTCTTGGGAATTATcccttttttggataaaataagGTTCATAAGCTTTTACCTTAGattgaatacaaaaaaaagaaaaagaaaaaaaaaaaaaagcattttctaAAATCTCCTCTAAAATAAATCGGGATGATATACAGGTGATTCGACAAAGTAATCGATATAAAGTTTTTCATTATCTGCCAAATGATTATGTCTGAAATTCGAACAACATTCATGTTATGTTGAACCCTTGAGAAGTTGATTCATATCTCATCCTCATTTGAGTTATCAAAAAGCAATTTGCGAAAAAAAAGAGCAACCCATGGACACAACTTTCAAGACAATATTGTTAAGAAATTATCAATATAGATGAAAGAAACGTAAGCAAAACAAATTCTATAATATTTGTTTGGGGAAAAAAACTACTTAGGGTGCGTTTGATTCGGCTTCAAACGAATTCAGGAAATCGTTTTCTGGAAAATAGAGCGTTTGGCTCTggaggaaaatattattttccggaaatcaTTTTCCTGTTGACCGAAGTTTGAAGCCTTGACCACGGAAATGAAATTCTgccctcattttcacttcatttCATTTCCGTGGCTTGCAaaacgcagagagagagagagaaaaaacagagaacagCAAACATAagcgagagagaaagaacaaaaaaaaaaaaaacaatcgaacgagagagagagatcgtgCGGAATAGATCGACGCCAACGAACGAGATTGACGCCGTCTAACGAGATCGAAGCGCGGAATAGCTCGACGCCAACGATCGAGATCGACGCCAACGAAGTCGATCGAAGCCAACGAGAAGTGCGAGAGCGAGATCGAAGCCAACGAAGTCCGATCCGGCCAACGAGCGAAGCTTATAGCTTCAACGAGAGCCAACGATCCGAGCACGCCGATCGATCCAGCCACCCAGAGCTCCGATCCGGCCAACCAAACACAGAAAGCACGAGAGCCAACGGTCACGCCGAGCTCCGATCTACCTCACACCGGTCACGCCGAGCTCTGCCAGACGACCACCGCGCCAAACGCCGCAGACCCACGGTGAGAAAATGCACTGCTCAAACTCACCTCACCGATCCACTCACCTCACCGATCCACTCACATCCGATCCACACTATAAAATACTAAcagtttatttatataaatatttatataattttttacatgtttttatttattaatttttgtattttttttttttgatgaatattaatttttgtattatacattGTTTATAACTGTGTATTTGTTGGTAATgtatatcaaaattttgggacttttctgattgcaggtttattaattttttcaattatccATTGTTGATTAAACTGTGTATTTGTTGGTAATgtatatcaaaattttgggacttttctgattgcaggtttattaattttttcaattatccATTGTTGATTAAACTGTGTATTTGTGGATTATGCATATGAAATGTAATGATTGGTTTATGAAACTGTGTATTTATGGGTGATGCATATATCAATTTTGGGGCTTTTCTGATTGCAGGTTATTCCCAATTGCTTtgtggtttgaatttttttgtaagcTCTTTTGGGGCTTGACTGGTTATGCATGATTGgtttttgctgtgatttttattagaatttggTTAGTTGGGTTCTGTGTAGAATGCAATGTGATGGTATTGTTATAGTgtaaatagaatgcaatgtgatgGTTTGGATGTTATATGTTTGTGGCTGATTTTATTTATGGTGTAATCAATAGCATACTTGTTTACATATCTCTTAGACTAcaatgtttgtgattttgttagatgaagaaaaaaaccaaagccgCAATTCTTGCATCAGTTGCATCTGTCCTCCTTGTGGGGGTTGCATTGTTAAAGAAATTACAACGTAGACGTAGAGATCTGCCTAGGGCGCCTTATGTTAACCATGCCGCCGAGAGAAAGGAATACATAAATAGTGTTTTGCATGGAAGTGAGAGACATTGTGTGAATCAACTTAGGATGAAGCCTATAGCTTTCCACCACTTATGTCACGCCCTCACTGAGGGGGAGCACGTACGTCCGACTGTTCACATGTCTGTTACGGAGCAAGTGTTCATTTTCTTGCACATTATTGGTCATAATGTGAGGTTTCGTGTAATGGGTGGTCGGATCTATAGATCAACTGAGACTGTTCATAGATACTTCAAAGTTGTCCTTAGGGGGGTCCTGAAATTATATAGAGCTCTAATAAGACTGCGTAGCGAAGATACACCTCCAGAGATAAGGAATAGCAGAAGGTTTTacccatattttaaggtaaatattgcgacttgtgtgtttttgtaaattgtgaagatttatgtaattttaaaccATTATGTTTGTCAAAAATTAGGATTGTGTTGGAGCAATAGATGGTACACATGTTCGTGCATCTGTGCCACCTGAAATACAAGGAAGATTTCGTGGTCGCAAAGATGGAACCACGCAAAATGTGTTAGCTGCCATTAGTTTCGACTTAAAGTTCACTTATGTGTTGGCTGGATGGGAAGGCAGTGCACATGATTCACGTGTATTAAATGATGCATTTGCTAGGCCAGGGGGATTTTCAATTCCCAATGGTATTACACGATTACTTCACCCTTTTGGtttgttagtttaataaatattatgtgtTTTCCTAAACATAGtagtgatttggttttttttttaatatatgtaggtaaattttatcttggtgatgttgggtatggtaataaaaatggaatattgTCACCGTATCGGAGTGTACGATATCACTTGAAAGAGTTTAGTGATCGTCCTCCTGAGAATGCGCAAGAATTGTTCAATCTCCGACACTCTTCATTGAGAACTACCATTGAGCGAGGGTTTGGAGTGGTGAAAAAACGTTTTCGAGTGTTGGATGCAGAACCATATTGGTCTTTCCCAACCCAAGTGAAAGTAGTGTTAGCGTGTTGTGTggttcataatcacattatgGGGGTTGAACCAAATGACCATATTATGGAAGATGCAATGAACCAAGTAGAGCTTAGTGACCACCAAGAAGAAACACAGTCTCGTCGGGAGTCCGTCGAAGATAGTAGATCATGGAATGCTAAGAGAGATGAGATATGTCAAGCCATGTGGTCTGATTATATCAGGAGTGGAGAGTAGtactttatttagatttttatgattgtaatgtgttttttctttttgttttttttttaaagacaatgTATGTAATATAGACTTTTGGTGATataatgaaaaagtatttttagCATTACATTGTTATTTGATGGTATTACATTGTCATTTCCATAGTTAGCATGTTCTGTTTTATTGTGCACATTCATAAGCGtggttgtatgtgtgtttgatttgttaTTCATGTTCCGAGTGTAATTACTGAATGCtactctcactatactattttcgTATGTAGTAATGTCAAAGGGTAAGGAAAAAGTTAGCGGCAGCAAGCAATTTAGGTGGCTGCCACCTATGCATGAGATGATGCTAAAGATACTAACAGAGGAGGCTGGAAAGGGCAATAAGCCCTCTAATACTTTTAGGGCCGGCTCCTTTGCTCTTGTAGCGAAGGAGATAACGGCCCATTTCGGGGTTGAGTGCCACCCTGTATTTGTGGAGAACCGGATGCGGACTCTAAGGTCCATGTGGGCAACTATTCAAGAGCTTAGAAAGAAGAGTGGATTCGGTTGGGACGAAAATCTGAAAATGATAACGTGTGACGCTAAAACCTACCAAGAAGAAGTTATGGTATGGCTTCtaactatattttcttaatatagataataatatatgtttttgcatgttatatgaaatttatagtgtCATTGTTATTGCAAAGtcttttatattgaatttatgaGTGAAGTTATTATTGCATTATTATATACGTTCTTTTCTCCCTTATAGGCACATCGGAAGCATGCCGAGTAtctgaacaaaaaaattgagttttacgaTGAATTAGCGATTGTGGTGGGGAAGGATACAGCCACAGGTGCCTTTGCTAAGTCTGGAGTGGATATCGAAAATGAGCCAGATAATGGGGATAATGGGGATAGTGCAGAGTTTGTGGCAGATAATGTGGATGAATGTGTGGTTGAAAAGGGGAAGAACGTAAATGAATCATCCACCACTGGGTCGGGAATTTCCAAGTCCCGCAAAAGAGGGCGTGCAGCTTCTACTGCTGATGATAGTGTGCTGACTGATCTGTCTGGTCAGCTGAAGGAAATAGCTGTCGCTCTAAAAGAAATTAATCGGGGCTCGGTAGATTACACAACTTTGTATAATGAGGTAATGGCTATGATGGCGGATGGATATAGCGAAGATATGCTCGCTACTGCCTTCGACCATCTTTGTGAGAATGAGAAGACGGCACGTGGATTTTTAGCAAAGAATGCTAGGTTGAGGAAGTTGTGGTTAGAtggttattttttctcacaaatttgATTTGCTTATTTCATGTTGACTGTGATGGTAGATTTAGGAATTAACTAGACATTGTAGTATTAATATTGACGTATCAATGTATTATATATGTACTCTTTTGTATTATTGGGACGATACAATTGCCCAAATTATGTATTTCGAATGATTATGTTTGATGTTGAACCAAATGTTctgcaatttttgtattgttacaGATATGTATAGGGAATGCAGGTTCTTCAATTTTATCTATAAGAGCAAAATATAGCATTGATCTTCTCCAATTCCATGCATATATCATTCAAGGATGGACGATTTTTTAGGGCCAGATTCTAGatcattttccgtaaaatgatcCAAATTATTTTCCGTAAAGTATTTTCCGAACCAAACATGGGAAAATGTTTTCCGTAAAGtattttccgtaaaatatttggacgaaccaaacaccggaattaattttccgtaaaacgattTCCGTAAAATATTTGGACGAATCAAACaccggaattgattttccgtaaaacgattTCCGAGACAGCCAAACACCCgaatacattttccttttccggaaattagcatttccggaaaatatgtattttccggaaaacgttttccagcaaccaaacacacccttagggtttgtttggatactgcttatttgctgaaaactgaaaacttattgttgaaaacactgtagcaaaataatttttaaatatgaataGTGTCGTGTGGGacccaacaaaatatataatttgcgTTTATCTTAAAGTTGGCTGAAAAGTGCACAATTGCTGTGTGACTCACTTTTCAAACGGCAAACGCAGAACGCTAATTGAAACGTGCAATCCAAACTCAttcttagtgtgtgtttggaaaaaaaattaaaaagtcagcttattttactattcggcttatttttgctactatacATGgcctcactgcactttttggtactattcatgggtcctattatactatttcagctaacttttatctttatttatagtctttttagtaaaaagtttttagtttcagcaaaataagtagatcccaaatagacccttagtgtataaaatataatataagagaaaaaCTCTTAGAAGAATTTAgcaaaataaggttgaaacagGACATAAGTATAGAAGATATGACATCAagtatagaaaatatataagcTAGAAAGTTGTGATTACATAAGTGGCATTATTGGCATTATAGAAAATACAAAGGAATCACATAAGAAGAGTTAAGACCTTTTTCTAAAATAACAAAGTACAAGTCATTGCCATGATCTACTACCAAAATAAGGTTggaaaaatatatcatttacATGTGCCAAACTTAGGCCAAAAATAAGCTACTACCAAAAATTAGGTTGGAATAAGACATCATTTGCATGTGCCGAACCTAGGCAGCCTTTTCGGCTTTTCTACCAATTGGTCTATCGAACTCTATTATGTCATCatccacacccccccccccccccccccggcatGTGACTTAATCTATTGAACTTGAAGTTTGAGGTAAACCTTTTGATCTTTCCATAAGCTTACTCCACTTTGGTTGGTTATTCAACATAAGCCAACAATGTTCAAATTGgaaatttgtattgttggataatgcatatttatataaaattttttgccTGCtcaaactatttatttatttatttatttatttataaatagaaTGTAATTAGTACATTCGAACTATTgctaaattaatattttgacacaattgtaatataatttatacatttatttggTCAATCACACCACTTTAATTCTTTGCATCAATTTTTAGCCATGAACCCATAAAACTTATATGTCTCCTTATTAATCATAGATCATCAACTTGTTAGGGAGGAAGAATTATGTATGGTTTCGAAGATATTGTGTTTGCAAAAGTATTGCCAAACTTTTGCACGAAATGTCTCTTGCTTTTGTTCATTGCCATGCATAGCATCCACGCTAGTGTTAAGCCATGCCCAGAGAAGGAGGTTGCCTTCCTCTACACTGAAGTTGCCACCCCGTTTTGTTGTCTTAGAGGTGACAATTTCAAGTTCTGGTGAAGAATCTTGGATAGACGTTGGAGTATTTTGAGATACATTCAAATATTGTGCCCCCAAATTGGAGAAGAGTgactgaagagagagaaagaggagatattttgattaaaataatatagttggTTTTaccaacactgttacggttgTTGGTTTTACCAGCACTGCTACAGTAGTTGGTATATTTTTGAATTCACTGTTCACAattactaaaaaatttagcaatagaTACTTGAGTAAAGCTCATTTTAGCGTGTATGTTGgtaaaatagcaatttggggggggggggggggggtttacaCCCCACAATGCTAATGCTTttaaaaacacatacacatactcATACTAAATACTCAATTatgtttttcacttttaaaaatatattattagaaaCATGGTaccaaacacttttttttttctttttttgcattatgagtACTTTAAACACATGCTTTTACAACACcttttaaaccacaattttcacttttcataTCATTTTAAAAACCAATACCTAAACTCTCTTACCAAACAACCCCTAGACTTGTTGTATGGAGGCTTTATATTGGTTATAAATAAACTTAAGGTGCCAATCATCATGTGGCATGAGAATGAAGAATTGCAAATAACTTAATTAACATTGCTAATACAACAATTACAATAGCAGTATTAAGCAAAAAGAGTACAACTTGTATAAGACGAGTACAATTTGCCTGACTCACATATGGGTTTGGGTTGGATTGAGATCACTAGCAATAAACTAAGTATTGCGCCACTTACAATAGTTTTTAATGCTTAAGATTGAGAGTTAAGAAAAACAACTTTTAAGCTTAATCTGTAAATAGAAAATGTTAAAGagtgaaaagtaaaaaagtgaagaagtattttgtgtgtgtgtgtgtgtggtggggggggggggggggaagtaaTTGCATTTAGTGCAATACTTAACCCTGATCTCAATCCGATTTGGGCctatataataaagaaattgttTATCAACAATTCTTCTTCGTAACAGTGGAATTTGCTTTCCTAGAAAGGAGTATAAACAATTCCACATTCGTGAATTGACCAAGTGTGGATATCAACGAGttacttgaaaatttatttttatttttatttttcttctttttttgttggttgggggggggggggggggggggtggggggcaCCTCAAACgaacaatcaaataaaaaacaatgtaATATTCCTAAATTTGAAGACGATTAAGCCAACATAAATCCcgattaaaatattcatttcatctcaattttttttcataataaattaaccaatcaaataaataatgatGTAATATTCCAAAACTTGAAAACTATTAAGCCAACATAAATTCTGACTAAAATATATTCATTTCATCTCAGGAAttgtttttcataataaattaaccaattgtTAATGAGAACTGTGGGAGCATTTTTTGCTTCAAGgaaactcatgttttacccAGGTAATTTTTgcttgtcccacattggaaagatcTCATCCCTATTTCTCCCTTTTAAGGGATGAGCCAATGAGAAAGAGTACCATTAGTTTGGTTGGGAGCATTTTTTGCTTAAAGGAAACTCATGTTTTACCTGGGCAATTTTTActtgtcccacattggaaagatcTCATCCCGATCCTTTTATTGTGGGagcatttttttcttcaaggaAACTCATGTTTTACCTAGGCAATTTTTgcttgtcccacattggaaagaaCCTTTCTCATTGGttctttccaatgtgggacaagcAAAAATTGCCTAGGTAAAACATGAGTTTCCTTGAAGCAAAAAATGCTCCCACAAGAACCACTTATTAAGTTGACAAATACCGACATAAAAATCTTAGTCAAGGCAATAACTAGATTATAATTctgtttatatataatttttttttttttttgataattggaAGAAGATGAATTTGAATCATTCCATTGAAAATATTAGGAGGTGACAATATAAACTATAGGACTCTTGACAACTAGATTATAAATTGTTAactagcaaaaaaataaaaaagttatataacactaaaagtctaaaattaTTCTAAGATTTATTGAAGCAATAATTTTGCCTTTGAAATTGCTAGATTTAAGGTGATAGCTGATACATCACAAATTTATTTTACGTAACAATAAAATATGACACTAATTTTACATTTACGTGATCTACATGCGTGAACTCTTATACCGGCTCAACAAAATTGGAGGCCTAAggcaatatatttaaatagagcaTTTTTATTAtcacttaaataaatttttttgaggaacccacttaaataatatttaattgatgtttagtatcataatttttatataacaaaaatctattctttttattttgtaatacttttttttttgttggaaaaatgctaaagatataacaaattttactacaaaaaaacTTGCAAATGATATAACAATGAATATGATTAGTGACACTtcaagaagataataaacaagtaCTTGAATAGATGATGTTagggatattataaattttacagcATGAGTCTTATAAAGATGTatcatcaatcacaaaaaattaattaaccaatcaaataaataatgatGTAATATTCCAAAACTTGAAAACTATTAAGCCAACATAAATTCTGACTAAAATATATTCATTTCATCTCAGGAAttgtttttcataataaattaaccaattgtTAATGAGAACTGTGGGAGCATTTTTTGCTTCAAGGAAACTCATGTTTTACCTAGGTAATTTTTgcttgtcccacattggaaagatcTCATCCCTATTTCTCCCTTTTAAGGGATGAGCCAATGAGAAAGAGTaccattagtttggttgtgagcaTTTTTTGCTTAAAGGAAACTCATGTTTTACCTGGGCAATTTTTActtgtcccacattggaaagatcTCATCCCGATCCTTTTATTGTGGGagcatttttttcttcaaggaAACTCATGTTTTACCTAGGCAATTTTTgcttgtcccacattggaaagaacctttggttctttccaatgtgggacaagcAAAAATTGCCTAGGTAAAACATGAGTTTCCTTGAAACAAAAAATGCTCCCACAAGAACCACTTATTAAGTTGACAAATACCGACATAAAAATCTTAGTCAAGGCAATAACTAGATTATAATTctgtttatatataatttttttttttttttgataattggaAGAAGATGAATTTGAATCATTCCATTGAAAATATTAGGAGGTGACAATATAAACTATAGGACTCTTGACAACTAGATTATAAATTGTTAactagcaaaaaaataaaaaagttatataacactaaaagtctaaaattaTTCTAAGATTTATTGAAGCAATAATTTTGCCTTTGAAATTGCTAGATTTAAGGTGATAGCTGATACATCACAGATTTATTTTACGTAACAATAAAATATGACACTAATTTTACATTTACGTGATCTACATGCGTGAACTCTTATACCGGCTCAACAAAATTGGAGGCCTAAggcaatatatttaaatagagcaTTTTtattatcacttaaataattttttttgaggaacccacttaaataatatttaattgatgtttagtatcataatttttatataacaaaaatctattctttttattttgtaatacttttttttttttgttggaaaaatgctaaagatataacaaattttactacaaaaaaacTTGCAAATGATATAACAATGAATATGATTAGTGACACTtcaagaagataataaacaagtatttGAATAGATGATGTTagggatattataaattttacagcATGAGTCTTATAAAGATGTatcatcaatcacaaaaaattaattaaaaaaatgtatttaataaGTTGTTGATGTCCacaaatcatattaattgtcacatcaatttaaAAGAcctatgtatttaaatttatagtatttatagCATTTTCCTATCTGAATTATTTCTTATGATTAGTGATACATATATTTGTAAGACCCATGtatttaaagttgtattatCTCTAACATTACTTAATTCTTTAAGACTTCTTAAATgtagaaaaaaatgtaaaactaattttttgtcctatatctcaaaatttttttgttataaaaaaatatatcaaaatttgtCCCAATTTTGGGCCCTTTCTCTAGTAGGTAGGGGTGCTCTAATATATtgtataaaagtataaaaccaCTATATACCTCTTTACACTAGTGACTAGactgtaacaaaaaaaaaacaaaaaaaacaaaactcagaaagttaatttgttatgaaaaacaCACTACCACTCCCTCTCAAAAagcaaatttaataaaaaaaatctcagcaTGATATTTTTCTGAGTTATTGCTACTTTTCTAAGAGAAACTTGGTCTAGAACTCCAAGTCACTGAGATTTAAAAAATGGCCAACATCATCGGCACAACCATCTGGTCCTTGCCCAATGTGGTTGAATGGTCTTTGTGATTGCAACATCATCAGCACAACCACCTGGTCTTTGTGATTACAACATCAAACGGACCTGGCCCTTGGCCGATGTGGTTGAATCAAGGCAATTTCAGACTATAAGAGCATCATTGGCATTGTCTCCAACGGTCACTTCTGTGATTTTCCCATTCATGTGacgagttgtgattggtggaaaGGTATTGATCACTATTcccttttttaatttaatctcTATGAAGTTTATGTTGGGCTTGCTTTGATATTGgcaaatttatttgttttgtttttttagctCGCGAAAGTTGGGCTGATCTGGTAAATACCCAAGTCCCGACCGGCCCAATACTTGTTTCTGTGTTGTGTCGCCACCTCAATAGTTTCTCTTCAGAAACCTCAAAAaatctaaacccaaaaaaacacaGAGACAGTGCGAGACTACGAGGTTTTCAACTCTTCTTCTAATCTATTCTAGGGCTTGACTGCAGCCAACCTTAACCGACCACCATGTACCGAACCGCAGCTTCACGTCTCAGGTCTCTCAAGGTCAGTTCTCTGTTCCCCACTCTAACTAATCCTAACTTTCTGTTTGCTTCCCTAGAAAATGGTAggtgacacaaaaaaaaaaagggtttatgAAGTTAAGACATCTTAGCCTAGACTTAAACATCATGAAAGTGTAAAGAttgagaatttattttttgtttcttaaaaattttgattttttgtatgTTAGATCTGATGTTGGTatgttgggttttgatgattgGATAttggtgtttgattttttttatgattttgtgtTGGGTGGAGAGCTTAATCAgtgatttgggtttgttttgtttaagctATATATCTATAGGATTGGATTATCTTAAGGGTTAGGAAGAGAAATGTGTTAGTTTTAGTGTAAACTATGGGTCTAATGTTACCTGCTGACTTTTCGTTTTCAGGAATTTTC contains:
- the LOC126725333 gene encoding uncharacterized protein LOC126725333, encoding MKPIAFHHLCHALTEGEHVRPTVHMSVTEQVFIFLHIIGHNVRFRVMGGRIYRSTETVHRYFKVVLRGVLKLYRALIRLRSEDTPPEIRNSRRFYPYFKDCVGAIDGTHVRASVPPEIQGRFRGRKDGTTQNVLAAISFDLKFTYVLAGWEGSAHDSRVLNDAFARPGGFSIPNGITRLLHPFGLLV
- the LOC126725332 gene encoding uncharacterized protein LOC126725332; this encodes MSKGKEKVSGSKQFRWLPPMHEMMLKILTEEAGKGNKPSNTFRAGSFALVAKEITAHFGVECHPVFVENRMRTLRSMWATIQELRKKSGFGWDENLKMITCDAKTYQEEVMAHRKHAEYLNKKIEFYDELAIVVGKDTATGAFAKSGVDIENEPDNGDNGDSAEFVADNVDECVVEKGKNVNESSTTGSGISKSRKRGRAASTADDSVLTDLSGQLKEIAVALKEINRGSVDYTTLYNEVMAMMADGYSEDMLATAFDHLCENEKTARGFLAKNARLRKLWLDGYFFSQI